In Rhinopithecus roxellana isolate Shanxi Qingling chromosome 4, ASM756505v1, whole genome shotgun sequence, a single genomic region encodes these proteins:
- the GNMT gene encoding glycine N-methyltransferase isoform X2: MVDSVYRTRSLGVAAEGLPDQYADGEAARVWQLYIGNTRSRTAEYKAWLLGLLRQHSCQRVLDVACGTGVDSIMLVEEGFSVTSVDASDKMLKYALKERWNRRHEPAFDKWVIEEANWMTLDKDVPQSAEGGFDAVICLGNSFAHLPDCKGDQSEHRLALKNIASMVRAGGLLVIDHRNYDHILSTGCAPPGKNIYYKSDLTKDITTSVLIVNNKAHMVTLDYTVQVPGAGQDGSPGLSKFRLSYYPHCLASFTDLLQAAFRGKCQHSVLGDFKPYKPGQAYVPCYFIHVLKRTD, encoded by the exons ATGGTGGACAGCGTATACCGGACCCGTTCCCTGGGGGTGGCAGCCGAAGGGCTCCCGGACCAGTACGCGGACGGGGAGGCGGCGCGCGTGTGGCAGCTGTATATCGGGAACACCCGCAGCCGCACCGCCGAGTACAAGGCATGGCTGCTCGGGCTGCTGCGACAGCACAGCTGCCAGCGAGTGCTCGACGTGGCCTGTGGCACTGG GGTGGACTCCATTATGCTGGTGGAAGAGGGCTTCAGCGTGACGAGTGTGGATGCCAGTGACAAGATGCTGAAGTATGCACTTAAGGAGCGCTGGAACCGGCGGCATGAGCCTGCCTTCGACAAGTGGG TCATTGAAGAAGCCAACTGGATGACTCTAGACAAAGATGTGCCCCAGTCAGCAGAGGGTGGCTTTGATGCTGTCATCTGCCTTGGAAACAGTTTCGCTCACTTGCCAGACTGCAAAG GGGACCAGAGTGAGCACCGGCTGGCGCTGAAAAACATTGCGAGCATGGTGCGAGCAGGGGGCCTGCTGGTCATTGATCACCGCAACTACGACCACATCCTCAGCACAGGCTGTGCACCCCCAGGGAAGAATATCTACTATAAG AGTGACTTGACCAAGGACATCACAACATCAGTGCTGATAGTGAACAACAAGGCCCACATGGTGACCCTGGACTATACAGTGCAGGTGCCCGGGGCTGGCCAGGATGGCTCTCCTGGCTTGAG TAAGTTCCGGCTCTCCTACTACCCACACTGTCTGGCATCCTTCACGGATTTGCTCCAAGCAGCCTTCCGGGGCAAGTGCCAGCACAGCGTCCTGGGCGACTTCAAGCCTTACAAGCCAGGCCAAGCCTACGTTCCCTGCTACTTCATCCACGTGCTCAAGAGGACAGACTGA
- the GNMT gene encoding glycine N-methyltransferase isoform X1, whose translation MVDSVYRTRSLGVAAEGLPDQYADGEAARVWQLYIGNTRSRTAEYKAWLLGLLRQHSCQRVLDVACGTGVDSIMLVEEGFSVTSVDASDKMLKYALKERWNRRHEPAFDKWVIEEANWMTLDKDVPQSAEGGFDAVICLGNSFAHLPDCKGERGCGLGHGPHLELYPLPQTSGHLLSCKADSLPLSALALAPLGRGEMGGRLVLGALSRWSLSAPAWCPGDQSEHRLALKNIASMVRAGGLLVIDHRNYDHILSTGCAPPGKNIYYKSDLTKDITTSVLIVNNKAHMVTLDYTVQVPGAGQDGSPGLSKFRLSYYPHCLASFTDLLQAAFRGKCQHSVLGDFKPYKPGQAYVPCYFIHVLKRTD comes from the exons ATGGTGGACAGCGTATACCGGACCCGTTCCCTGGGGGTGGCAGCCGAAGGGCTCCCGGACCAGTACGCGGACGGGGAGGCGGCGCGCGTGTGGCAGCTGTATATCGGGAACACCCGCAGCCGCACCGCCGAGTACAAGGCATGGCTGCTCGGGCTGCTGCGACAGCACAGCTGCCAGCGAGTGCTCGACGTGGCCTGTGGCACTGG GGTGGACTCCATTATGCTGGTGGAAGAGGGCTTCAGCGTGACGAGTGTGGATGCCAGTGACAAGATGCTGAAGTATGCACTTAAGGAGCGCTGGAACCGGCGGCATGAGCCTGCCTTCGACAAGTGGG TCATTGAAGAAGCCAACTGGATGACTCTAGACAAAGATGTGCCCCAGTCAGCAGAGGGTGGCTTTGATGCTGTCATCTGCCTTGGAAACAGTTTCGCTCACTTGCCAGACTGCAAAGGTGAGAGAGGGTGTGGCCTTGGGCATGGCCCCCACCTTGAGCTGTACCCCCTTCCACAGACCTCTGGGCACCTGCTCTCCTGCAAAGCagactctctgcctctctctgcttTGGCTCTGGCAcccctggggaggggagagatggGAGGGAGACTGGTGCTGGGGGCCCTGAGCAGATGGAGCCTTTCTGCCCCTGCCTGGTGCCCAGGGGACCAGAGTGAGCACCGGCTGGCGCTGAAAAACATTGCGAGCATGGTGCGAGCAGGGGGCCTGCTGGTCATTGATCACCGCAACTACGACCACATCCTCAGCACAGGCTGTGCACCCCCAGGGAAGAATATCTACTATAAG AGTGACTTGACCAAGGACATCACAACATCAGTGCTGATAGTGAACAACAAGGCCCACATGGTGACCCTGGACTATACAGTGCAGGTGCCCGGGGCTGGCCAGGATGGCTCTCCTGGCTTGAG TAAGTTCCGGCTCTCCTACTACCCACACTGTCTGGCATCCTTCACGGATTTGCTCCAAGCAGCCTTCCGGGGCAAGTGCCAGCACAGCGTCCTGGGCGACTTCAAGCCTTACAAGCCAGGCCAAGCCTACGTTCCCTGCTACTTCATCCACGTGCTCAAGAGGACAGACTGA